In the Epinephelus lanceolatus isolate andai-2023 chromosome 6, ASM4190304v1, whole genome shotgun sequence genome, one interval contains:
- the smim24 gene encoding small integral membrane protein 24, giving the protein MYLSFLVLCVLLSASSCSANKGARTGLRVAAGSQTVTLQPWLVGLTAVVGFLFIVFTILIVRRLLRKNRDNEESCGYDNKAVEMEEGDNKQTNL; this is encoded by the exons ATGTATTTGTCTTtccttgtgttgtgtgtgctgctgtctgcctccagctgctcaGCTAACAAAG gtgcacgGACTGGCTTGCGAGTAGCAGCAGGATCGCAGACAGTGACTCTTCAGCCCTGGTTGGTGGGTCTGACAGCTGTGGTCGGTTTCCTCTTCATTGTCTTCACCATCCTGATCGTTCGCAGATTACTCAGGAAGAACAG GGACAATGAAGAGAGTTGTGGTTATGACAACAAGGCTGTAGAGATGGAGGAAGGTGATAACAAACAAACCAATCTGTAG